The sequence below is a genomic window from Streptomyces sudanensis.
TGTCCAGGTCGAAGGCGACGATCTCGTTGACGCGGGTGCCGCTGTCGCCGGAGCCCTCGTGCTGCTCGGTCGGCAGGTAGAGGCGGTTGTTGCCGACGACGAGCTTCTCGCACTTCTCCACGTCGGTGGAGTCGCACTCCGCCGCGTACCGTTCGGCGTCGGCGGCGATCTTCGCCTTCAGCCTGCCGGTCTTCTCGTCGATGGAGAAGAAGTCGGAGATGGCCGAACCGTCCCCGGCGGTGTCGCCGACGTCCGCCGCGACGACCAGCGGCTTCGTCGAGACGACCGCCGCGTACTCGACACCGGTCGGCATCCTGAACGAGGAGAGCGGCGCCCCGGTGGCGGGGTTGAGGTTCTGGATCGTCACCGTGGGGGTGTCGAGGTCACCGCACGTGCGGACCGCCACCAGGCCCTCGCCGCCGCCGTAGCCCGCGTCGCGGCAGTTTTCGGCGTTCTCCTGGGGCCGCCACAGCTCCTTGCCGGTGGCCAGGTCCCAGGCGGCACCGCCCTGCGAACCGCCGACGGCCACGGTGCCGGCGCCGATGGTGACCTCGCTCCAGTAGCCGGAGCGGTCGCTCGAACCGATGAGGGCGGTCTTCCGCCACAGCATCTTCCCCGCGTCCAGGTCGATCACGGCGACCTCGGAGCAGCCGGGGTACTTCTTCTGCGGGGTCGGCTTGCTCACCTGGAAGACCACGGCGGTCTTGTTGTCCTTCACGTGCCGACTGGCGGCGCAGAGCTCACCGGGCAGCGGCACCGTCCACACCTTGGTGCCCTTGAACGCGTCGTATCCGTTGATCTCGTTGACCCCGGACTTCACGTACGTCTTGTCCGTCAGCCACGAGCCGGGGGTGGTCGCCATGTCGGTGACCACCGGTGCCGGGATGGAGAACGCCACCTTCGCCTGGGTGTCGGCGGGCGCCTTCTCCTTCCCCTCGCCGTCGGGGGCCGNGGGGGCCGTCGCCGCCCCGGCCGTCGCCCCCGCCGGCGCCGGTGGTCGCGGTGGGCGCCGCCGGTTCGTCGTTCTCGGCGGAGGCGTACCAGAGGCCGGCGCCGACGATCAGCACGACGGCGACGGCGGCGGCGATGACGATCTGCATCTGGGCGGACAGCTTCCCGCGCCTGCCCGGGGCTCCCGGCCCGCCGGGCGCGCCCGGGTACGGGGGTGCCGGGGGCACGGGCGCGGTCGGGTAGCCGTACGCGGGCGGCTGTCCCGGCTGTCCCGGTTGCCCGTAGGGGNNNNGGGGNGTGGGCTGCCCGTACGGGGCCGACGACCACTTCATTTTNNNNNNNNNNNNNNNNNNNNNNNNNNNNNNNNNNNNNNNNNNNNNNNNNNNNNNNNNNNNNNNNNNNNNNNNNNNNNNNNNNNNNNNNNNNNNNNNNNNNNNNNNCCCTAGTATCATCCGTAAGGATTTTTNTGNANGNTNNNGTTNGTTNNNNTTNANGNNNNNNNNNGNNCNNCCNCNANNNGNCNNGNNNNGNNGNNGGTCNGGGGGACCCTGGGGCTGGTCCGGGGAACCCTGGGGCTGGTCCGGGGAACCCTGGGGCTGGTCCGGCGGTGTGGGTGGTTGCGTCATCGGTGCGTACCTCTGGAGATGGGGGGTCTGCGGTCGCGGAGGCGCCGGGCCTGCGCTACCCGCCGAACGCGATCATGGTCTTGGTCTCCAGTTCGGCCTTGTCGTCCCGGGCGCTGACCCGGCCGCTGGCGATGAAGAACCGGCCGTCGGCGTACTCGTACCGGGGCTGCCAGAAGTCCCGCTCGATCCGGGCGACGGACGCCGGGTGCTGGAGCAGGACGGTCGGCTTGCCGCCGGTCGGGGCCAGGGTGGCGACAGCGCCGCCGCGGTCCCAGGAGCCCTCGACGTAGACGAGGAGCCTGCCGCCCTCCATCCGCAGCGGGAGCATCGCCTTGTCCGGGCCCGCCGCGGCGCGCCACCTGGGCTTGCCGGTGGCGAGGTCGAACGCGACGACCTCGTTGCCGCCCCGGCCGGAGTCGGCGGGCTCGGTGGACATGTAGAACGTGTTCGCGTCGGCCGCGACGCCGGTGCAGCCCTGGAGGCGCTGGCCGAAGACGATCAGGCCGCCGCCGCACTGGGCGCGGTACTTGTCGTCGCCGCCGGAGAGCTGGGAGCGCAGCCTGCCCGCGTCGGTGAGGGCCAGGACGGTGCGCTGCTTCTTCTCCTCCTGGACCGCGTTCACGACGAGCGGGCTGACGGAGTNGACCTTGTCGACCTCCCAGCCGCGCGCGAGCTGGNNNTACCTCCACCTGGGCTTGCCGGTNGGCCGGGTCGACGTCCCAGACCTCCTGCTGCGGGTTCTTGTAGTCGGAGACCCGGCAGTTGGCGGCGGCGACCAGGCGCGCTCCGGCGCCGGCGAAGGCGTAGGGCTGGCAGTCGCCGGAGGGCTTGCCGAAGACCTGCTTGCCGTCGGTGAGGGAGAAGCCGTACGAGTTGCCGGTGCCGGCGGCCGCGACGGTGTTGCCGGCGATGGCGAGCGTCGGGTCGGAGAGCGAGCTGAACCCGGTGCTCTTGGGTATCTCCGCCTTCCAGCCCGCCTTGCCGGACTTCAGGTCGACCTGCTGGAGGACCCGGCAGTCGGCGCGGTCGCCGGTGCCGTCCTTGAGGCCGATGACGATGAGGCCGTTCGCGGCGGGCGCGTTCGGGGCCTCGCAGACGTCGGTGGTGAAGGGGACGCTCCACTTCTTCTTGCCGTCGGTGGTGGAGAAGCCCTCGACGCCCCGGTACATGGCCTTGACGATGGTGTCGCCGACGATCCACGGGCCGTACACGTCGGCGCCGTTGCGCGGCAGGTCCACGTCGTTCTTGAGGAGCCACTCGACCTTGGCCTCGCCCGGCCGGCGGCCCGCGTTGAGGTCGTCGTCCGCCTCGCGTCCGCCGCCGGTGCCGTCGCCCTTGTCGACGGGCGCGGACTCGCTCGGGCCGGTGGCGGAGCCGGACGGCTGCGCGGTGGTGGTCCCGCCCTTGTCGTCGTCGCCGGTGGTCACCGCCCACACGGTGACGCCGCCCACGGCGAGCACCGCGGCCACCGCCGCGGCGACGACCGCGCCGGTCCTGCCCTTGAAGGGGCCGCCGCCGGAACCGCCGGGCGGCACGGGGGCGCCGGGGTACGGNGNNTGGGTCGGGGGGCCGCCGTAGGGGCCGGGCTGCTGCCCGTAGGGACCGGGCTGGGCGTACGCGCCCGGCTGCCCGTAGGGGCCGGGCTGCTCCCCGTAGGGGCCGGGTTGCCCGTAGGGGGTCGGCTGCTGCCCGTACGGGCCGGGCTGGGTGTAGGGGCCCGGCTGCCCGTAGGGGGTCGGCTGGCCGGGGGGCTGTGCGTGCCCCTGGCCGGGCGCCGGTGGCCGGCCGGGGGCCTGCGGGAAGCCGTACCCGGGTGCGGACGGGGCGGCCGGCGGCTGGGCCGGAGGCAAGGGGTCGGCGGCNGGGCNGGGGGCTGGGCCGGGGGCTGGGGAACCCCCTGCGGGTCCTGCGGAGACCCGAAGCCTCCCTGCGGCGGTTGCTGGCTGGGCGGCTGAGTCATCAGCGCTTCCCCCTTCGTGCGGTCCGCCGGCCGACCGGCCTCCCCCGCGATTCCGGCGCGGCACATGGCCGGAATGGAGTGGTTCGGACAGGGATGCCGCACTGTTACGTGAGTCGAGCGGGGCTTCTTTCTACCACCCGCCCCGAAGGCGCACAGGGGCCGGACCTCCCCTGTTCCCAACGGAGGACCGGCCCGTGACGCCCCTGTTATCCGCTTGCCGCGCCTTCTCCCCCGCGAGGCGGGGGCGCTTCGCGCACCGGGCGCTCAGGCGTCCTCGGCCAGTTCCAGCCAGCGCGTTTCCAAGTCCTCGCGCTCCGCCGCGAGTTCCCTCAGCTCGGCGTCGAGTTTCGCCACCAGCTCGAAGTCCGTGGCGTTCTCGGCGATCCGGGTGTGGAGGGCAGCCTCCCGGGTGGAGACCTTGTCGAGCTGCCGCTCGATCCGCTGGAGCTCCTTCTTCGCGGCGCGGGCGTCGGCCGCGGACGCCTTCGCCGCGGCGGCCGGAGCGGCGGCGGGCGGGGCGGCCGGGGCCGCGGACGCCGCCTCGACCATCCTCTGACGGCGCTCCAGGTACTCGTCGATCCCGCGCGGCAGCATCCGCAGCGTCGCGTCGCCGAGCAGCGCGAACGTCCGGTCCGTGGTCCGCTCCAGGAAGAACCGGTCGTGGGAGATGACGACCATCGAGCCGGGCCAGCCGTCGAGCAGGTCCTCCAGCTGCGTCAGCGTCTCGATGTCCAGGTCGTTGGTCGGCTCGTCGAGGAAGAGGACGTTCGGCTCGTCCATCAGCAGGCGCAGCAGCTGGAGGCGGCGCCGCTCACCGCCGGACAGGTCCCCGACGGGCGTCCACTGCTTCTCCTTGGTGAAGCCGAACCTCTCGCAGAGCTGCCCCGCCGTCATCTCCCGGCCCTTGCCGAGGTCGACGCGGTCCCTGACCTGCTGCACCGCCTCCAGGACGCGCAGCGCCGGCGGCAGCTCCGCCACGTCCTGCGACAGGTAGGCGAGGCGCACGGTGCGGCCGACGGTGACCCGCCCGGCGGCCGGCTGCCTCTCGCCCTGGGTCGCGGCGGCCTCCGCGAGCGCCCGCAGCAGCGAGGTCTTGCCCGCGCCGTTCACGCCGACCAGGCCGATCCGGTCGCCGGGGCCGAGCTGCCAGGTCAGGTGCTTCAGCAGCACCTTCGGCCCGGCCTGGACGGTCACGTCCTCCAGGTCGAACACGGTCCTGCCGAGGCGGGCGGAGGCGAACCGCATCAGCTCGCTGGTGTCGCGCGGCGGCGGTACGTCCGCGATCAGCTCGTTCGCCGCCTCGATGCGGTAGCGGGGCTTGGAGGTGCGGGCCGGCGCGCCGCGCCGCAGCCACGCCAGCTCCTTGCGGACGAGGTTCTGCCGCTTGGTCTCCTCCGTCGCGGCGATCCGCTCCCGCTCGGCCCGCGCGAAGACGTAGTCGGAGTAGCCGCCCTCGTACTCGTGGACGGTGCCGCGCTGGACGTCCCACATGCGCGTGCACACCTGGTCGAGGAACCAGCGGTCGTGGGTGACGCAGACCAGCGCCGAGCGGCGGGTCCGCAGGTGCTGGGCGAGCCAGGCGATGCCCTCCACGTCGAGGTGGTTGGTGGGCTCGTCGAGGACGATCAGGTCCTGCTCCGCGATCAGCAGCTTGGCGAGCGCGATGCGCCGCCGCTCGCCGCCGGACAGCGGCCCGATCACCGTGTCGAGTCCCTGCGGGAAGCCGGGCAGGTCCAGGCCGCCGAAGAGGCCGGTGAGCACGTCGCGGATCTTCGCGCTGCCCGCCCACTCGTGGTCCGCGAGGTCGCCGATCACCTCGTGCCGCACGGTCGCGGCCGGGTCGAGGGAGTCGTGCTGCGTGAGCACCCCGAGGCGCAGGCCGCCGCTGTGGGTGACGCGCCCGCCGTCGGCCTCCTCCAGCTTGGCGAGGACGCGGATCAGCGTCGTCTTCCCGTCGCCGTTGCGCCCCACGACGCCGATCCGGTCGCCCTCGGACACGCCGAGGGACACACCGTCGAGCAGGGCACGGGTGCCGTACACCTTGCTGACGGCCTCGACATTGACCAGGTTGGCGGCCATTTCACTCCTGATGTGGCGGGACGGCTCGACCTTCCAGGGTAGTGGGCGCCGAGGGGCCGTCCGGCCGTGCGGTAGCGTGCGGCGGTCGTCCAAGGGGAGGGGCCGGAGTGAAGGTGACGCGCGGTACGGGATGGGGCGCGGTGGTGGTGGCCGCCGCGGCGCTGCTGTCGGGATGCGGGCCGGACGGGGGGCCGGCCCGTGTGGANNNGGGNGNCCCNNCGNCCNCCNCCCNNGCCTCCCCCACCNCNCCNNNNGNTTCCGGGACCCCGGCGGCCCCGGCCTCCCCGGCGGCCCCCTCGGCCGCGGCGCCCGCGGCGCCCGCGCCGAGGGGCGGGACGGTCGGCGCGGCCGGGTCGGCGTGCCCGCTGCCGGTGACGTTCGACGTGGCCGCCGGATGGGAGCCGAAGAAGGTCGAGCCGATCGACGATCCGGAGCTCGCGGAGCTGAACGAGCTGCTGGAGCAGGGCCCCCTCACCACGGTCTGCGAGATCGACGCCAAACCGGCCGGGCAGATCGGCTTCCTGCGGGTGTGGACCGGCAACGCGGGAGGCGCCACGCCGCGCGCCGCGCTGGAGGCGTTCGTCGCCGCCGACTCCGCCGCGTCCGTCGCCTACCGCGACGTGCGGGCGGGCGCGGGCGGCGCGCTCCCGGCGACGGAGGCGACGTACGTCGTCACCAGCGAGCTCCTCGACGAGCCGAAGCCGGTCCGCGCGCTGGCCGTGGCCACGCCGCGCGGCCCGCTCGTGCTGGAGCTGGGCGGCATGGACGACGTGGAGCACACGGCGATGCTGCCCGCCTACGAATTGGCGAAGAGGTCCCTGGCCGCGACCGGCGGCTGACGGCCGGGCCCGCACCGCGCGGAGCCGGAGGGCCGGGGGAACGGAAGAAACCGGAGGACGCCGTACCGCGTGTCCGTGTCCGTACGACGTCCATCTGCGAGAGGTACGACATGAGCGAGGACAGCAGGGGCCGCGGCCCCNGNNNGCNCCGGCGGCGCCGGGGGGCGCGGTGGGCGGCCGTCGCGGCGGCGGTCGCGGTGGTGGCCGGCGGGGCGTTCTGGCTGTCCGGCGGGTACGGGATCCGGGGCGGCGGATCGGCGCTGGACGGCGCCTGCGAGGGGGACCTCGCGGCCGGCCCCGTACGGGCGCTGCTGCCGGACGCCGCGCTGACCGCTTCGAGCGAGCTGCGGCAGGACGGCTGGCGCTGCTCCGTCTCGGCCCCCGGCGGCGAGGCCGGGGTGGAGGTGCGGATACGCAACGCCGGGGAGCCGCTGGGGCCGGGCGCCTCGGCGGACCCCGGCCCGGTGGCCGTGCCGCTGGGCGGCGGGTGGACGG
It includes:
- a CDS encoding PQQ-binding-like beta-propeller repeat protein, which translates into the protein MATTPGSWLTDKTYVKSGVNEINGYDAFKGTKVWTVPLPGELCAASRHVKDNKTAVVFQVSKPTPQKKYPGCSEVAVIDLDAGKMLWRKTALIGSSDRSGYWSEVTIGAGTVAVGGSQGGAAWDLATGKELWRPQENAENCRDAGYGGGEGLVAVRTCGDLDTPTVTIQNLNPATGAPLSSFRMPTGVEYAAVVSTKPLVVAADVGDTAGDGSAISDFFSIDEKTGRLKAKIAADAERYAAECDSTDVEKCEKLVVGNNRLYLPTEQHEGSGDSGTRVNEIVAFDLDTGQLTGQKLESGKHREVIPVRMDGGNLIAYKAPGYEIGGQIVSVDGASFQETVLLKTPVDRAINSAESTLAMSEPVIYRDGRLYLADRFVSKPSTVIKETRYLALVFTTR
- a CDS encoding ABC-F family ATP-binding cassette domain-containing protein; translated protein: MAANLVNVEAVSKVYGTRALLDGVSLGVSEGDRIGVVGRNGDGKTTLIRVLAKLEEADGGRVTHSGGLRLGVLTQHDSLDPAATVRHEVIGDLADHEWAGSAKIRDVLTGLFGGLDLPGFPQGLDTVIGPLSGGERRRIALAKLLIAEQDLIVLDEPTNHLDVEGIAWLAQHLRTRRSALVCVTHDRWFLDQVCTRMWDVQRGTVHEYEGGYSDYVFARAERERIAATEETKRQNLVRKELAWLRRGAPARTSKPRYRIEAANELIADVPPPRDTSELMRFASARLGRTVFDLEDVTVQAGPKVLLKHLTWQLGPGDRIGLVGVNGAGKTSLLRALAEAAATQGERQPAAGRVTVGRTVRLAYLSQDVAELPPALRVLEAVQQVRDRVDLGKGREMTAGQLCERFGFTKEKQWTPVGDLSGGERRRLQLLRLLMDEPNVLFLDEPTNDLDIETLTQLEDLLDGWPGSMVVISHDRFFLERTTDRTFALLGDATLRMLPRGIDEYLERRQRMVEAASAAPAAPPAAAPAAAAKASAADARAAKKELQRIERQLDKVSTREAALHTRIAENATDFELVAKLDAELRELAAEREDLETRWLELAEDA